From one Rattus norvegicus strain BN/NHsdMcwi chromosome 7, GRCr8, whole genome shotgun sequence genomic stretch:
- the Cirbp gene encoding cold-inducible RNA-binding protein isoform X1 — MASDEGKLFVGGLSFDTNEQALEQVFSKYGQISEVVVVKDRETQRSRGFGFVTFENIDDAKDAMMAMNGKSVDGRQIRVDQAGKSSDNRSRGYRGGSAGGRGFFRGGRSRGRGFSRGGGDRGYGGGRFESRSGGYGGSRDYYASRSQGGSYGYRSSGGSYRDSYDSYGKSGSKGAT; from the exons ATGGCATCAGATGAAGGCAAGCTTTTCGTGGGAGGTCTCAGCTTCGACACCAATGAGCAGGCGCTGGAGCAGGTCTTCTCCAAGTATGGGCAGATCTCGGAAG TGGTGGTGGTAAAGGACAGGGAGACTCAACGATCCCGAGGCTTCGGGTTTGTCACCTTTGAAAATATCGATGACGCTAAGGATGCCATGATGGCTATGAATGGGAAG TCTGTGGATGGGAGGCAGATCCGAGTTGACCAGGCTGGCAAGTCTTCTGATAACCGGTCCCGAGGATACCGGGGTGGCTCTGCTGGAGGCCGTGGCTTCTTCCGTGGGGGACGCAGCCGGGGCCGAGGGTTCTCCAGAG GAGGAGGAGACCGGGGCTATGGAGGTGGCCGCTTTGAGTCCCGGAGTGGTGGTTATGGAGGCTCCAGAGACTACTATGCCAG CCGGAGTCAGGGTGGCAGCTATGGCTATCGGAGCTCCGGTGGGTCCTACAGAGACAGCTACGACAGCTATGGTAAGTCTGGCTCCAAGGGCGCCACCTGA
- the Cirbp gene encoding cold-inducible RNA-binding protein yields the protein MASDEGKLFVGGLSFDTNEQALEQVFSKYGQISEVVVVKDRETQRSRGFGFVTFENIDDAKDAMMAMNGKSVDGRQIRVDQAGKSSDNRSRGYRGGSAGGRGFFRGGRSRGRGFSRGGGDRGYGGGRFESRSGGYGGSRDYYASRSQGGSYGYRSSGGSYRDSYDSYATHNE from the exons ATGGCATCAGATGAAGGCAAGCTTTTCGTGGGAGGTCTCAGCTTCGACACCAATGAGCAGGCGCTGGAGCAGGTCTTCTCCAAGTATGGGCAGATCTCGGAAG TGGTGGTGGTAAAGGACAGGGAGACTCAACGATCCCGAGGCTTCGGGTTTGTCACCTTTGAAAATATCGATGACGCTAAGGATGCCATGATGGCTATGAATGGGAAG TCTGTGGATGGGAGGCAGATCCGAGTTGACCAGGCTGGCAAGTCTTCTGATAACCGGTCCCGAGGATACCGGGGTGGCTCTGCTGGAGGCCGTGGCTTCTTCCGTGGGGGACGCAGCCGGGGCCGAGGGTTCTCCAGAG GAGGAGGAGACCGGGGCTATGGAGGTGGCCGCTTTGAGTCCCGGAGTGGTGGTTATGGAGGCTCCAGAGACTACTATGCCAG CCGGAGTCAGGGTGGCAGCTATGGCTATCGGAGCTCCGGTGGGTCCTACAGAGACAGCTACGACAGCTATG CTACACACAACGAGTAA
- the Midn gene encoding midnolin isoform X5: MRRLSSGKLQEFGVGDGSKLTLVPTVEAGLMSQASRPEQSVMQALESLTETQPPATPGPGRAAGGGFRKYRLILFKRPWHRQGPQSPERGGERPQVSDFLSGRSPLTLALRVGDHMMFVQLQLAAQHAPLQHRHVLAAAAAAAAAARGDSSIATPVSSPCRPVSSAARVPPVSSSPSSPVSPSPVTAGTFQSHAASTTCPEQTDCSPPASSNTTSTPGSSPTPRSRKPGAVIESFVNHAPGVFSGTFSGTLHPNCQDSSGRPRRDIGTILQILNDLLSATRHYQGMPASLTQLRCHAQCSPASPAPDLTPKTTSCEKLATPSLLQGQSQIRMCKPPGDRLRQTENRATRCKVERLQLLLQQKRLRRKARRDARGPYHWTPSRKAGRSDSSSSGGGGSPSEATGLGLDFEDSVWKPEVNPDIQSEFVVA, encoded by the exons TCCCAGGCCTCGAGGCCGGAGCAGTCCGTTATGCAAGCCCTGGAAAGTTTGACTGAGACCCAG CCCCCAGCGACACCCGGGCCAGGCCGGGCTGCCGGAGGAGGCTTCCGGAAATACAGATTGATTTTATTTAAGCGTCCGTGGCACCGACAGGGACCCCAGAGCCCAGAGAGGGGCGGCGAGAGGCCCCAG GTCAGTGACTTTTTGTCAGGCCGATCGCCTTTGACCCTGGCCCTGCGAGTTGGGGATCACATGATGTTTGTACAATTGCAACTGGCAGCCCAACACGCCCCACTCCAGCACCGCCATGTGCTGGCCGCGGCTGCCGCAGCTGCTGCCGCTGCCCGGGGAGATTCCAGCATAGCTACCCCAGTATCCTCACCTTGTCGGCCCGTGTCCAGTGCCGCCCGTGTCCCCCCAGTATCCAGCAGCCCTTCTTCGCCTGTGTCCCCCTCACCTGTCACCGCTGGCACCTTCCAATCCCATGCAGCCTCCACGACTTGTCCTGAG CAGACGGACTGTTCTCCACCCGCCAGCAGCAACACCACATCCACCCCAGGCAGCAGCCCCACCCCCCGATCCCGCAAACCCGGTGCAGTCATTGAGAGCTTCGTGAACCACGCTCCAGGGGTCTTCTCAGGGACCTTCTCTG GCACACTGCACCCCAACTGCCAGGATAGTAGTGGGCGGCCTCGGCGTGACATCGGCACCATTCTGCAGATACTCAATGACCTCCTAAGTGCCACAAGGCATTACCAGGGCATGCCGGCCTCACTGACCCAGCTCCGCTGCCACGCGCAGTGCTCACCTGCCTCACCAGCCCCTGACCTCACCCCCAAAACTACCTCCTGTGAAAAGCTGGCAACCCCATCACTGCTCCAGGGCCAGAGCCAGATCCGAATGTGCAAGCCCCCTG GAGACCGTCTGCGACAGACAGAGAACCGTGCCACACGCTGCAAAGTGGAACGCCTCCAGCTCCTGCTGCAGCAGAAGCGCCTGCGAAGGAAGGCACGGCGGGACGCCCGGGGTCCTTACCACTGGACCCCAAGCCGCAAAGCTGGTCGtagtgacagcagcagcagtgggggTGGAGGTAGCCCCAGCGAGGCCACAGGCTTGGGCCTCGACTTCGAGGACTCCGTTTGGAAGCCTGAAGTCAACCCAGACATCCAGTCCGAGTTTGTGGTGGCTTAA